A genome region from Haliotis asinina isolate JCU_RB_2024 chromosome 11, JCU_Hal_asi_v2, whole genome shotgun sequence includes the following:
- the LOC137256172 gene encoding cobalamin binding intrinsic factor-like: MRILSCVCLLTCVALTVACPPCIDCPCCMCGPNITVTMVVQNTLQRPMFEASTELEMPQRELIYFLQAAVAKDQHFHFTAEYYATPRVTGYFILSMNKIPGSTTDKTYWQILDNGIPTPLGVSQYVPKNGAVICFNYTTY, from the exons ATGAGAATTCTATCGTGTGTATGTCTCCTCACATGTGTGGCACTAACTGTGGCTTGTCCGCC GTGTATTGACTGTCCTTGTTGTATGTGCGGTCCAAATATCACCGTTACCATGGTGGTGCAGAACACTCTCCAGCGGCCGATGTTCGAGGCTTCTACCGAGCTTGAGATGCCCCAGAGAGAACTCATATACTTCCTCCAAGCGGCTGTAGCCAAAGACCAGCACTTCCA TTTTACAGCTGAGTATTATGCGACACCGAGGGTGACGGGATATTTCATCCTGAGTATGAACAAAATACCTGGCAGCACCACCGACAAGACTTACTGGCAGATCCTGGACAACGGTATACCGACACCCCTTG GTGTCAGTCAGTACGTACCAAAGAATGGGGCTGTAATTTGCTTCAATTATACCACGTACTAA
- the LOC137256611 gene encoding cobalamin binding intrinsic factor-like, which yields MSTLSCACLLAFVALALTYKPDANNQCCMCGPNITVTMEVQNSLKPPVFQSSVKLEMPQRELIYFLQAAVAIDPHFHFTAEFYATPNATGYDVLSMNKVAGSVTDRTYWEILDNGAATSSVSVYVPKDGSVVTFNFTSY from the exons ATGAGTACACTATCGTGTGCATGTCTTCTGGCTTTTGTGGCGCTGGCTCTGACGTACAAGCC GGATGCTAACAACCAATGCTGCATGTGCGGCCCTAATATCACTGTTACTATGGAAGTGCAGAACAGCCTAAAACCGCCGGTGTTCCAGTCTTCTGTGAAACTTGAGATGCCTCAGAGAGAACTAATCTACTTTCTCCAAGCAGCCGTCGCCATAGACCCACATTTCCA TTTTACAGCTGAGTTCTATGCGACCCCAAACGCAACCGGATATGACGTGTTGAGCATGAACAAGGTGGCAGGGAGCGTCACAGACAGGACATACTGGGAGATCTTGGACAATGGAGCGGCTACATCAA GTGTCAGCGTGTACGTGCCGAAAGACGGCTCTGTAGTCACCTTCAATTTCACCTCATACTAG